In Asanoa sp. WMMD1127, one genomic interval encodes:
- a CDS encoding extracellular solute-binding protein has product MSAKPRHATRVLAACTALAVGLTTTACGDSSEPAGKDAKNITLTISANAIAGGKNAAGAEWIEQWVIPRFVEAQKAKGVTAKVTFVPSGVDDEQFKTKLALDLRSKGGADVIAVDGIWVGEFVQAGYLKPLGEVAGDQVDTWEGWSQIPETVQGLGTFEDKRYGIPLGTDGRVLYYNKKLFAQAGLPAEWQPKSWQEILDAGAKLKALPGVTPIQLNAGTAMGEATSMQGALPMLAGAGGEIYQDGKWAGAGQPVKDMLDLYSKIYAGGLGDPKLQQEAKGRDKSFTEFAAGKIGILAEGDYFWRSVVHPTDGIAKMGDRDATVGYALIPAKQPGAGINGQDFVSMSGGGVRTLNPNSKYPSQAWELLSFMHSAEAVKAELAGATRITARTDVNKEVLAADPMLNFVAEKVLPITAYRPPLAVYPQVSVALQEATAEVTGGKSVDEVATAYQQKLEGIVGGAGNVAS; this is encoded by the coding sequence ATGTCAGCCAAGCCCAGACACGCGACGCGCGTGCTCGCCGCGTGCACCGCCCTCGCCGTCGGCCTCACCACGACGGCGTGCGGCGACTCGTCCGAGCCCGCGGGCAAGGACGCCAAGAACATCACGCTCACCATCTCCGCCAACGCGATCGCCGGCGGCAAGAACGCCGCTGGCGCGGAGTGGATCGAGCAATGGGTCATCCCGCGGTTCGTCGAGGCGCAGAAGGCCAAGGGTGTCACCGCCAAGGTGACCTTCGTGCCCAGCGGCGTCGATGACGAGCAGTTCAAGACGAAGCTGGCCCTCGACCTGCGGTCCAAGGGCGGCGCCGACGTGATCGCCGTCGACGGCATCTGGGTCGGCGAGTTCGTACAGGCCGGATATCTCAAGCCCCTCGGCGAGGTGGCCGGCGACCAGGTGGACACCTGGGAGGGCTGGTCGCAGATCCCGGAGACGGTGCAGGGTCTCGGCACCTTCGAGGACAAGCGCTACGGCATCCCGCTGGGCACCGACGGTCGGGTCCTCTACTACAACAAGAAGCTGTTCGCCCAGGCCGGTCTGCCCGCCGAATGGCAGCCCAAGAGCTGGCAGGAGATCCTTGACGCCGGCGCCAAACTCAAGGCGCTACCAGGCGTCACTCCCATCCAGCTCAACGCCGGCACGGCCATGGGCGAGGCGACCTCGATGCAGGGTGCGCTGCCCATGCTGGCCGGCGCCGGCGGCGAGATCTACCAGGACGGCAAGTGGGCGGGCGCCGGCCAGCCGGTCAAGGACATGCTCGACCTCTACAGCAAGATCTACGCTGGGGGCCTGGGCGACCCGAAGCTGCAGCAGGAGGCGAAGGGTCGGGACAAGTCATTCACCGAGTTCGCCGCTGGCAAGATCGGCATCCTCGCCGAGGGCGACTACTTCTGGCGCAGCGTGGTGCACCCCACGGACGGCATCGCCAAGATGGGCGATCGTGACGCCACCGTCGGTTACGCGCTGATCCCCGCCAAGCAGCCCGGCGCGGGCATCAACGGCCAGGACTTCGTCAGCATGTCCGGCGGCGGCGTGCGGACGCTCAACCCCAACTCCAAGTACCCGTCGCAGGCGTGGGAGCTGTTGTCCTTCATGCACTCGGCGGAGGCGGTCAAGGCCGAGCTCGCCGGCGCGACCCGGATCACCGCCCGCACCGACGTCAACAAGGAGGTGCTCGCGGCCGACCCGATGCTCAACTTCGTCGCCGAGAAGGTGCTCCCGATCACCGCGTACCGGCCGCCGCTGGCGGTCTACCCGCAGGTGTCGGTCGCGCTGCAAGAGGCGACCGCCGAGGTGACCGGTGGCAAGAGCGTCGACGAGGTGGCCACCGCCTACCAGCAAAAGCTCGAAGGGATCGTCGGTGGCGCAGGCAACGTCGCCTCCTGA
- a CDS encoding GntR family transcriptional regulator: MSRPEIAVDRSSPVPLYFQVAEQLAAAIRRGELAPGDRLDSELQLADRLGLSRPTVRQAIQHLVDKGLMVRRRGVGTQVVRVEVRRSVELTSLHDDLLRSGQRPSTSVLELATVPCPAEIAVALGIAAGKDVQHLRRLRLADGEPLAVMENWLPVDRVKLTIDALQRDGLYTILRASGIRIRGAHQRIGARAATGVEAKMLGERRGAPVLTMSRTGYDDLGICVEHGAHIYRGSRYSLEVSVAER; the protein is encoded by the coding sequence GTGAGCCGTCCCGAGATCGCGGTCGACCGGAGCAGCCCGGTCCCGCTCTACTTCCAGGTCGCCGAGCAGCTGGCCGCGGCGATCCGGCGCGGCGAGCTGGCGCCCGGTGACCGGCTCGACAGCGAGTTGCAGCTGGCCGACCGGCTCGGGCTGTCGCGCCCGACCGTCCGACAGGCCATCCAACACCTCGTCGACAAGGGACTGATGGTCCGTCGCCGTGGCGTCGGCACCCAGGTCGTCCGGGTCGAGGTGCGACGGTCGGTCGAGTTGACCAGCCTGCACGACGACCTGCTGCGAAGCGGGCAGCGACCGTCCACGTCGGTGCTCGAGCTGGCGACCGTGCCCTGTCCGGCCGAGATCGCCGTCGCGCTCGGCATCGCCGCCGGCAAGGATGTGCAGCACCTGCGACGGCTACGGCTCGCCGACGGCGAGCCCTTGGCCGTGATGGAGAACTGGCTGCCTGTCGACCGGGTCAAGCTCACGATCGACGCACTGCAGCGCGACGGTCTCTACACGATCCTGCGCGCGAGCGGCATCCGGATTCGCGGCGCCCACCAGCGCATCGGTGCCCGGGCGGCGACCGGTGTGGAGGCGAAGATGCTCGGCGAGCGGCGCGGCGCACCGGTGCTCACGATGAGCCGCACCGGATACGACGACCTGGGCATCTGCGTCGAACACGGCGCGCACATCTACCGCGGCAGCCGGTACTCGCTCGAGGTGTCCGTCGCCGAGCGGTGA
- a CDS encoding sugar phosphate isomerase/epimerase — protein MRLSARTRVAGAPVNYGIYQTATAPVGPDQLLAALAEDGYTGVDSGPIGYLGDVATLPRRLEGAGIALAGGWVDLRFADPDGFAEDLVLLDAALDVFTAARGDDPRFAPRPTLACPGNPARMARPGIPADPASALPDGAWPDFAARIQQAADRCRDRGLEPVFHYHLGTDVESAAEADRLLELTDLAICLDTGHLALAGGDPVAAVRRWAGRIGQVHLKDADLAAHARVRAAGGDLMDVVAAGGFCALGRGDVDLAGVLAGLDEIGYLGWLVIEQDSPAAGRDLGRIRADQHANRRWLDEALR, from the coding sequence GTGCGGCTGAGCGCACGCACCCGGGTGGCCGGCGCCCCCGTCAACTACGGCATCTACCAGACCGCGACCGCGCCCGTCGGTCCCGACCAGCTGCTGGCAGCGCTCGCCGAAGACGGCTATACCGGCGTCGACTCCGGCCCGATCGGCTACCTCGGTGACGTGGCGACCCTTCCCCGGCGACTGGAAGGGGCCGGCATCGCGCTCGCCGGCGGGTGGGTCGACCTGCGTTTCGCGGATCCGGACGGGTTCGCCGAGGATCTTGTTCTGCTGGACGCCGCGCTCGACGTGTTCACCGCCGCACGCGGCGACGACCCGCGGTTCGCGCCCCGGCCGACGCTGGCCTGCCCCGGCAATCCCGCGCGGATGGCCCGACCCGGCATCCCGGCCGACCCGGCGTCAGCGCTGCCCGACGGGGCCTGGCCGGACTTCGCCGCCCGGATCCAGCAGGCCGCCGATCGTTGCCGCGACCGCGGCCTGGAGCCGGTCTTCCACTACCACCTCGGCACCGACGTGGAGTCCGCGGCGGAGGCCGACCGCCTGCTCGAGCTCACCGACCTCGCGATCTGCCTGGACACGGGGCACCTCGCGCTCGCCGGCGGTGACCCGGTCGCCGCCGTGCGCCGCTGGGCCGGACGGATCGGCCAGGTGCACCTGAAGGACGCGGACCTGGCCGCCCACGCGCGAGTCCGGGCGGCCGGCGGCGATCTGATGGATGTGGTGGCGGCCGGCGGGTTCTGCGCTCTGGGCCGCGGCGACGTCGACCTCGCCGGTGTGCTCGCCGGTCTCGACGAGATCGGCTACCTCGGCTGGTTGGTGATCGAGCAGGACAGCCCCGCCGCAGGTCGCGATCTCGGCCGGATCCGCGCGGACCAGCACGCCAACCGGCGGTGGCTCGACGAGGCGTTGCGATGA
- a CDS encoding FAD-dependent oxidoreductase translates to MNAAGPRPHRAALADVRAQEALRLLGPEPANWVEPAGVDRDVAVVGGGQCGVTIAFALRRAGVRNITVLDAADPAEVGGWRTTARMRVLRTPKDRSGPEIGIPALSFRAWYEASHGVEAFHAVDRIARTDWADYLTWFTGQVGVAVRHRTRLVDIEPARGHLRLHLLRDGAATVETVRKVVLANGVDGTGGPFVPPALATLPRHLRAHTADRIDFAGLAGASVGILGAASSAFDAAATALEAGAAEVRLFCRRPDVVIARPNSIPPNAGAEEAYHLRPDDFRWETWTRAHRGGASVPLEAVRRATVHRAFHLHVGTTWRAVRVRRGKVRVDTDDGSHLFDFVIAGTGYQYDPHTRVELRRIAGDIAMWHDRHPPAAAAPSRLSGYPYVGSGYQLCEKRPGDAPFLRDVHTFTAAASPSFGRLVGDIASLRTGVPRLVRAIVRDLYNGDLERDMDRS, encoded by the coding sequence GTGAACGCCGCCGGGCCGCGCCCGCACCGAGCGGCGCTGGCCGACGTCAGGGCCCAGGAGGCGTTGCGCCTCCTGGGCCCTGAGCCCGCCAACTGGGTCGAGCCAGCGGGTGTCGACCGTGACGTCGCCGTCGTCGGCGGCGGCCAGTGCGGCGTCACCATCGCTTTCGCCCTACGCCGCGCCGGCGTCCGCAACATCACGGTGCTGGACGCGGCCGACCCGGCCGAGGTGGGTGGCTGGCGGACGACGGCCCGGATGCGGGTGCTCCGCACACCCAAGGACCGGTCCGGCCCGGAGATCGGCATCCCGGCGCTCAGCTTCCGCGCGTGGTACGAAGCGTCGCACGGCGTCGAGGCCTTTCATGCCGTTGACCGGATCGCACGGACCGACTGGGCCGACTACCTGACCTGGTTCACCGGCCAGGTCGGTGTCGCCGTGCGGCACCGGACCCGGCTCGTCGACATCGAACCGGCGCGCGGACACCTGCGCCTGCACCTCCTCCGCGACGGAGCGGCGACGGTGGAGACCGTCCGCAAGGTGGTGCTCGCCAACGGCGTCGACGGCACCGGTGGGCCGTTCGTGCCGCCGGCCCTCGCCACGCTCCCCCGCCACCTGCGCGCCCACACGGCGGACCGGATCGACTTCGCGGGGCTCGCCGGCGCCTCCGTCGGCATCCTCGGCGCGGCTTCGTCGGCGTTCGACGCCGCCGCTACGGCGCTCGAAGCAGGAGCGGCGGAGGTCCGTCTCTTCTGCCGACGGCCGGACGTCGTGATCGCGCGGCCGAACAGCATCCCACCGAACGCCGGTGCCGAGGAGGCGTACCACCTGCGGCCCGACGATTTCCGTTGGGAGACGTGGACGCGCGCGCACCGCGGCGGCGCCAGTGTCCCGCTGGAGGCGGTGCGGCGAGCCACTGTCCATCGCGCCTTTCACCTCCATGTCGGCACGACGTGGCGGGCCGTCCGGGTCCGCCGTGGGAAGGTCCGGGTCGACACGGACGACGGCTCCCACCTGTTCGACTTCGTCATCGCCGGCACGGGCTACCAGTACGACCCGCATACGCGTGTCGAACTGCGCCGGATCGCCGGCGACATCGCGATGTGGCACGACCGGCACCCGCCCGCCGCCGCCGCTCCGTCCCGTCTGAGCGGCTACCCCTACGTCGGGTCGGGTTACCAGTTGTGCGAGAAGCGCCCGGGCGACGCGCCCTTTCTCCGGGACGTGCACACGTTCACCGCGGCGGCCAGTCCCAGCTTCGGGCGACTGGTCGGCGACATCGCGAGCTTGCGCACCGGCGTACCCCGGCTCGTCCGGGCGATCGTCCGCGACCTTTACAACGGCGACCTGGAGCGTGACATGGACCGTAGCTAG
- a CDS encoding DUF1772 domain-containing protein: MIRAVAPRRNAITGLMRGCGDRQEATPRPVEGDRDRASARQTRESSTPSVRVDRTAAAQGRRDLVEDAMSRTRLTTIALIVFVWASMMAFGGVAAETVMLYPNIFGDAPASLDRARDFLVDGGPSDYFPPLGAMTVLAAAASVVLTWRVRRIRWFVVAATGVFVACDFLFSVLFFWPRNDIMFVDPPGTHTAEYLRQVAEEFVAGHSVRLVGGAVTSALAFTALLVWVRDNARTPVAADAVP, encoded by the coding sequence GTGATCCGCGCCGTCGCGCCGCGGCGGAACGCCATCACCGGGCTGATGCGCGGGTGTGGCGATCGTCAGGAGGCGACGCCGCGCCCCGTCGAAGGCGACCGGGACCGCGCTTCCGCTCGGCAGACGAGGGAGTCGAGCACCCCTAGCGTTCGAGTCGACCGGACAGCAGCGGCGCAGGGTCGCCGCGACCTAGTGGAGGACGCAATGTCTCGTACGAGACTGACGACAATCGCGCTCATCGTGTTCGTGTGGGCGTCGATGATGGCATTCGGCGGCGTCGCCGCCGAAACCGTGATGCTCTATCCCAATATCTTCGGCGATGCGCCCGCGTCGCTGGACCGCGCCCGGGATTTCCTGGTCGACGGCGGCCCGAGCGACTACTTCCCGCCGCTCGGTGCCATGACGGTGCTGGCCGCCGCGGCGAGCGTCGTGCTGACGTGGCGGGTGCGCCGCATCCGCTGGTTCGTGGTGGCCGCGACGGGCGTGTTCGTCGCCTGTGACTTCCTCTTCTCTGTGCTGTTCTTCTGGCCGCGCAACGACATCATGTTCGTCGACCCGCCCGGCACCCACACGGCGGAGTATCTGCGCCAAGTGGCGGAGGAGTTCGTCGCCGGCCACTCCGTCCGACTCGTCGGTGGCGCGGTGACCTCGGCCCTCGCCTTCACGGCGCTTCTGGTGTGGGTCCGCGACAACGCCCGGACGCCTGTGGCGGCTGACGCCGTCCCGTGA
- a CDS encoding ABC transporter ATP-binding protein — protein MSAITMRELTKVYPGGVRALDALDLEIADGEFFALLGPSGCGKTTLLRTIAGLEVASGGAVHIGERDVTNLPPGKRDVAMVFQDYALFPHMTVQDNIAYPLRIKKVDRRERTEKAAETADELGLSALLQRRPGQLSGGQQQRVALARAMACHPQVFLLDEPLSNLDARLRLEARTFLKRLQRELGVTTVFVTHDQAEALALADRIAVMEGGRIRQVGTPTEVFRRPANTFVAGFIGSTPMNLIGAEVRGDELAVGAARLPLPDDARGQVTDGERLVYAVRPEYLDYSPTRVEGALTGQVVVVENLGSLSLVSLDVPTGAPDGTEGDTTSVQVVVAEGREPDAGDVGWVVPRPGRSLLYRDGDLVTAGAEAGVPAAARS, from the coding sequence ATGTCCGCCATCACCATGCGCGAGCTGACCAAGGTCTACCCCGGCGGAGTACGCGCCCTCGACGCCCTCGACCTCGAGATCGCCGACGGCGAGTTCTTCGCCCTGCTCGGCCCGTCCGGCTGCGGCAAGACCACGCTGTTGCGCACCATCGCCGGTCTGGAGGTCGCCTCCGGCGGCGCTGTGCACATCGGTGAGCGCGACGTCACCAACCTGCCGCCGGGCAAGCGCGACGTGGCCATGGTCTTCCAGGACTACGCGCTCTTCCCGCACATGACGGTCCAGGACAACATCGCCTACCCGTTGCGGATCAAGAAGGTCGACCGGCGCGAGCGCACCGAAAAGGCCGCGGAGACCGCCGACGAGCTCGGCCTGTCCGCGCTTCTGCAACGGCGCCCGGGGCAGCTCTCCGGCGGTCAGCAGCAGCGCGTCGCACTCGCCCGGGCGATGGCCTGCCACCCGCAGGTGTTCCTACTCGACGAACCACTGTCCAATCTGGATGCTCGGCTCCGCCTGGAGGCACGCACCTTCCTCAAGCGGCTCCAACGTGAGCTCGGCGTCACCACCGTCTTCGTCACCCACGACCAGGCCGAGGCGCTCGCCCTCGCCGACCGGATCGCGGTCATGGAGGGCGGCCGGATCCGCCAGGTCGGCACCCCTACCGAGGTGTTCCGCCGCCCGGCCAACACGTTCGTCGCCGGGTTCATCGGGTCGACACCGATGAACCTCATCGGCGCGGAGGTGCGCGGCGACGAACTGGCCGTCGGCGCCGCCCGGCTCCCGCTGCCCGACGACGCGCGGGGCCAGGTCACCGATGGGGAACGGCTGGTCTACGCGGTCCGCCCGGAGTACCTCGACTACTCCCCCACGCGGGTCGAGGGCGCGCTCACCGGGCAGGTCGTGGTGGTGGAGAACCTGGGCAGCCTGTCCCTGGTCTCGCTCGACGTCCCGACCGGCGCCCCTGACGGCACCGAAGGGGACACCACGAGCGTCCAGGTCGTCGTGGCGGAGGGCCGTGAACCGGACGCGGGCGATGTCGGGTGGGTGGTTCCCCGCCCGGGCCGGTCGCTGCTCTACCGCGACGGTGACCTGGTCACCGCCGGCGCCGAAGCGGGCGTGCCCGCTGCGGCGCGGAGCTGA
- a CDS encoding sugar ABC transporter permease has translation MAQATSPPDELVEGERPIPGASPAPDAAGLGRARAAGFLVPAMVLILVFLVVPAVWTIYLGLTNYRLTGLAAASPEIVGLDNFTNALGDERFRTSLLLTLQFVLGSAVIGQAGLGFAIAYALRDRRGPLRRVVEGLILLSWILPSSVVAFLWIALLDRDAGTLNALLGIPGMAWLLDYPMLSIIIFNTWRGTAFSMMLYAAALENVPRSHLETARLAGASTWQQLRDVVFPRIRGHVLTNLLLISLWTFNDFAPFLITAGGPEQRSEILPVYVYKVALAGGELGFGAAISFVMLLINLVIALVYLRLLGRRKEPS, from the coding sequence GTGGCGCAGGCAACGTCGCCTCCTGACGAGCTGGTCGAGGGAGAGCGCCCCATCCCGGGCGCCTCCCCCGCCCCCGACGCCGCGGGCCTCGGCCGGGCCCGGGCCGCCGGTTTCCTCGTCCCGGCCATGGTGCTGATCCTGGTCTTCCTGGTGGTGCCCGCCGTCTGGACGATCTACCTGGGACTGACCAACTACCGGCTGACGGGACTGGCCGCGGCCAGTCCGGAGATCGTGGGGCTGGACAACTTCACCAACGCGCTGGGCGACGAGCGGTTCCGCACCTCGCTGCTGCTGACACTCCAGTTCGTCCTCGGTTCCGCGGTCATCGGCCAGGCCGGGTTGGGCTTCGCCATCGCGTACGCGCTGCGCGACCGCCGCGGCCCGCTGCGTCGGGTCGTTGAAGGGCTGATCCTGCTCTCGTGGATCCTGCCGAGCTCGGTGGTCGCCTTCCTGTGGATCGCCCTGCTCGACCGGGACGCGGGCACGCTCAACGCGTTGCTCGGCATCCCCGGCATGGCCTGGCTGCTCGACTACCCCATGCTGTCGATCATCATCTTCAACACCTGGCGCGGCACCGCGTTCTCGATGATGCTCTACGCCGCGGCGCTGGAGAACGTCCCCCGCTCGCACCTGGAGACCGCCCGCCTGGCCGGCGCGTCGACCTGGCAACAGCTGCGCGATGTGGTGTTCCCCCGCATTCGCGGGCACGTGCTGACCAACCTCCTGCTGATCAGCCTCTGGACGTTCAACGACTTCGCGCCGTTCCTGATCACCGCGGGCGGGCCGGAGCAGCGTTCGGAGATCCTGCCGGTGTACGTCTACAAGGTGGCGCTCGCCGGCGGTGAGCTCGGTTTCGGCGCCGCGATCTCGTTCGTCATGCTGCTGATCAACCTGGTCATCGCGCTGGTCTACCTGCGCCTGCTGGGACGGCGGAAGGAGCCTTCGTGA
- a CDS encoding CehA/McbA family metallohydrolase encodes MVVHRGRWTLQHRADDVLRTLPVTVPPGTAALTVRLDYPREAGVLDLGCLDPAGFRGWSGGARDSYTIAAGWATPGYLPGELPPGEWQVLLRLHRIPPGGLDYEVTATTTGAAPPAPEPPAAPPRPWRPPRRDLPDVDGRRWLAGDLHAHTVHSDGAHTIDELAALAASRGLDFLAVTDHNTVSHHPWLPAASDRYGITLVPGQEVTTDRGHANVFGPVRWIDFRRAPDDWSAAAQRDGGVMSVNHPLGGDCAWRQPLADRTRLVEVWHSGWWDRTWGAPLAFARAWRPDVIPIGGSDFHRPGADALPGSPTTWLLADRDAPPGDAVLDALRAGRTAISADPDGPLLLRLDDELLALDADGALLAYPDGRHRLVRGDRCLLPATEGLHILESYRMEVIALCG; translated from the coding sequence ATGGTCGTGCACCGGGGCCGGTGGACGTTGCAGCATCGGGCCGACGACGTGCTGCGGACGCTGCCGGTCACCGTCCCGCCCGGCACCGCGGCGCTCACCGTGCGGCTGGACTATCCCCGCGAGGCGGGCGTGCTCGACCTGGGCTGCCTCGACCCGGCCGGCTTCCGCGGCTGGTCGGGTGGCGCCCGCGACAGCTACACCATCGCCGCCGGCTGGGCCACGCCCGGCTACCTGCCCGGCGAGCTGCCACCCGGCGAGTGGCAGGTGCTGCTGCGGCTGCACCGCATCCCACCGGGCGGCCTCGACTACGAGGTGACCGCCACCACCACCGGCGCCGCTCCCCCGGCGCCCGAGCCGCCGGCCGCGCCGCCTCGCCCATGGCGGCCGCCCCGGCGGGACCTACCCGACGTCGACGGCCGGCGGTGGCTCGCCGGCGACCTCCACGCGCACACGGTGCACAGCGACGGGGCCCACACCATCGACGAGCTCGCCGCGCTCGCCGCCTCCCGCGGCCTCGACTTCCTCGCCGTCACCGACCACAACACCGTCAGCCACCACCCGTGGCTGCCGGCCGCCTCCGACCGCTACGGCATCACCTTGGTGCCCGGCCAGGAGGTGACCACCGACCGCGGGCACGCCAACGTCTTCGGCCCGGTGCGCTGGATCGACTTCCGGCGGGCGCCCGATGACTGGAGCGCGGCCGCGCAGCGGGACGGCGGCGTGATGTCGGTCAACCACCCGCTCGGCGGCGACTGCGCCTGGCGCCAGCCGCTCGCCGACCGCACCCGCCTGGTCGAGGTGTGGCACTCCGGCTGGTGGGACCGGACCTGGGGCGCGCCGCTGGCCTTCGCGCGGGCCTGGCGGCCCGATGTCATCCCGATCGGCGGCAGCGACTTTCACCGTCCCGGCGCCGACGCGCTGCCCGGCTCCCCCACCACCTGGCTGCTCGCCGACCGCGACGCCCCGCCCGGCGACGCCGTGCTGGACGCGTTGCGCGCCGGCCGCACCGCCATCTCCGCCGATCCCGACGGACCACTGCTGCTGCGGCTGGACGACGAGCTGCTGGCGCTCGACGCCGACGGCGCCCTGCTGGCCTATCCGGACGGGCGGCACCGGCTGGTCCGCGGCGACCGGTGCCTGCTACCGGCCACCGAGGGGCTGCACATCCTGGAGTCCTACCGCATGGAGGTGATCGCACTGTGCGGCTGA
- a CDS encoding Gfo/Idh/MocA family oxidoreductase yields the protein MKRIRVAVAGLGTIARTVHLPLLRRRDDLFELVALADVSPSRVAELGERYGVEPSRRYTDAARMVTEGGCDGLLLATSGSHGELAAAALDTGLPVLCEKPLAYTLAETARLAATSTRALMVGYMKQYDPAVVEAARLLAELGGAQAVHAVEVTVLHPSGDRQLRFANLPPAPADVPATTAARLAAADRALLDAAVGTDPGARALYRILINSISHDLSLLRLFTGPPATVDHVAVWPLPDAPAEPSVEISGRLTGGARYGIRWLLLPDYPAYRETVTLHHARGSLELVFPSPYLLNTPTTLTVVEAQGDAERRTAFRSVTEAFEEQLVAFHAMVTAGVAPLTGVLEGAADIRTSQQVVRRFGELTGAPIGGEAESR from the coding sequence ATGAAGCGGATCCGGGTCGCGGTGGCCGGACTGGGCACCATCGCCCGCACCGTGCACCTGCCGCTGTTGCGCCGCCGCGACGACCTGTTCGAGCTCGTGGCGCTGGCCGACGTGTCCCCGTCCCGGGTCGCCGAGCTGGGCGAGCGGTACGGGGTCGAGCCGTCCCGCCGCTACACCGACGCGGCCCGGATGGTGACCGAGGGCGGCTGCGACGGGCTGCTGCTGGCCACCTCCGGCTCGCACGGCGAGCTGGCCGCGGCGGCGCTGGACACAGGCCTTCCGGTGCTCTGTGAAAAGCCCTTGGCGTACACGCTGGCGGAGACGGCCCGACTGGCCGCCACCAGCACCCGTGCGCTGATGGTCGGCTACATGAAGCAGTACGACCCGGCGGTGGTCGAGGCCGCGCGGCTGCTGGCCGAGCTCGGCGGCGCACAGGCGGTGCACGCGGTCGAGGTGACCGTGCTGCACCCCAGTGGAGACCGGCAGCTGCGCTTCGCCAACCTGCCTCCAGCACCGGCCGACGTGCCGGCCACGACCGCCGCCCGGCTCGCCGCCGCCGACCGGGCGCTGCTCGACGCTGCCGTCGGCACCGACCCCGGTGCCCGTGCCCTCTACCGGATTCTGATCAACAGCATCTCCCACGACCTGTCGCTGCTGCGGTTGTTCACCGGGCCGCCGGCCACCGTCGACCACGTGGCCGTCTGGCCCCTTCCCGACGCCCCGGCCGAGCCGTCCGTCGAGATCAGCGGGCGGCTGACCGGCGGCGCCCGCTACGGGATCCGGTGGCTGCTTCTGCCGGACTACCCCGCGTACCGCGAGACGGTCACCCTGCACCACGCCCGCGGCTCGCTGGAGCTCGTGTTCCCGTCGCCCTACCTGCTCAACACGCCGACCACGCTGACCGTCGTGGAAGCCCAGGGCGACGCCGAGCGACGCACCGCGTTCCGCTCGGTGACCGAGGCGTTCGAGGAGCAGCTGGTCGCGTTCCACGCGATGGTCACCGCGGGTGTGGCCCCACTGACCGGCGTCCTGGAGGGCGCGGCCGACATCAGGACCAGCCAGCAGGTGGTGCGCCGCTTCGGTGAGCTGACCGGGGCGCCGATCGGCGGAGAGGCGGAGAGCCGATGA
- a CDS encoding carbohydrate ABC transporter permease: MTVTTAPSAPTGQRPTVAVRHLLAQIGRYTFLSVVLAFFALPLLWLATAPFDDTPTVTASLPRFTLDNFRALLDNPYALRSLLNSVYLAAGTAVLVVTFAALAAYALSRVRVPGRDALLYGLLLLSSIVTGTATMVPLFELAFRLNLIDSRLGVILILSGGLLPAAIFILKDFMDSTPASYEESARVFGASPLQIMRHIVVPLVRPGLATVGVWAVANVWGNFLVPFLLLRGPDKAPAAVIMYTLYTEGGQADLRLLSTFSLLYSLPVALMFVFVSSRYGFRFHGGIKR, encoded by the coding sequence GTGACCGTCACCACCGCCCCGAGCGCACCGACCGGGCAGCGTCCGACCGTCGCGGTGCGGCACCTGCTGGCCCAGATCGGCCGCTACACGTTCCTCAGCGTCGTCCTGGCCTTCTTCGCGTTGCCGCTGCTGTGGCTGGCCACCGCCCCGTTCGACGACACACCGACGGTAACGGCCTCGCTGCCCCGGTTCACCTTGGACAACTTCCGGGCTTTGCTGGACAACCCGTACGCGTTGCGGTCGCTGCTCAACTCGGTCTACCTCGCCGCCGGCACCGCCGTGCTGGTGGTGACGTTCGCCGCCCTCGCCGCGTACGCGCTGAGCCGGGTCCGGGTGCCAGGCCGGGACGCGCTGCTCTACGGTCTGCTGCTGCTCTCGTCGATCGTCACCGGCACCGCCACCATGGTGCCGCTGTTCGAGCTGGCCTTCCGGCTCAACCTGATCGACTCCCGACTCGGCGTGATCCTGATCCTCAGCGGAGGCCTGCTGCCGGCCGCCATCTTCATCCTCAAGGACTTCATGGACTCCACTCCGGCGTCCTATGAGGAGTCTGCCCGCGTCTTCGGCGCCAGCCCGTTGCAGATCATGCGGCACATCGTGGTGCCGTTGGTCCGCCCCGGCCTGGCCACCGTCGGAGTGTGGGCCGTGGCCAACGTCTGGGGCAACTTCCTGGTGCCGTTCCTGCTGCTGCGCGGCCCGGACAAGGCGCCGGCAGCGGTCATCATGTACACCCTCTACACCGAGGGCGGCCAGGCCGACCTTCGGCTGCTCTCCACGTTCTCGTTGCTGTACTCGCTGCCGGTGGCGCTGATGTTCGTCTTCGTCAGCAGCCGATACGGATTCCGCTTCCACGGAGGGATCAAGCGCTGA